One Caulobacter segnis genomic window carries:
- a CDS encoding sterol desaturase family protein codes for MLKAAFDPVQLAIPFFVVAIVLEILLGRFGKARANYEARDAAMSLSMGLGSNVAGLLLGGVIFAATVWVWHHRIFTIPMTAVWAWVVLFLLEDLTYYWFHRLAHERRIWWASHVNHHTSTHYNLTTALRQTWTGGVAGTWLLWLPLSFLGFPPAMVAIQKGVSLVYQFWIHTEAIKRMPRWFEAVFNTPSHHRVHHARNARYLDANYAGILIIWDRMFGTFIPEVDEEPCRYGTVKNLGNFNLLYNVFHEWIGIGKDVAGSKSPREVLGYVFGPPGWSPDGSRDTSRTLKAKWRARTEAGEGISPQ; via the coding sequence ATGCTGAAAGCCGCGTTCGATCCCGTCCAGTTGGCCATCCCGTTCTTCGTGGTGGCGATCGTCCTGGAGATCCTCTTGGGCCGCTTCGGCAAGGCCCGCGCGAACTACGAGGCCCGCGACGCGGCCATGTCGCTGAGCATGGGCCTGGGCAGCAACGTGGCCGGCCTGCTGCTCGGCGGCGTGATCTTCGCCGCCACGGTCTGGGTCTGGCATCACCGCATCTTCACGATCCCGATGACGGCCGTCTGGGCCTGGGTCGTGCTGTTCCTGCTGGAGGACCTGACCTACTACTGGTTCCACCGCCTGGCCCACGAGCGGCGGATCTGGTGGGCCAGCCACGTCAACCACCACACCTCGACTCACTACAACCTGACCACCGCCCTGCGGCAGACCTGGACGGGCGGCGTGGCCGGGACCTGGCTGCTGTGGCTGCCGCTGTCGTTCCTGGGTTTCCCGCCGGCCATGGTCGCGATCCAGAAGGGGGTCAGCCTCGTCTACCAGTTCTGGATCCACACCGAGGCGATCAAGCGCATGCCCCGCTGGTTCGAGGCGGTGTTCAACACACCCTCGCATCACCGCGTGCACCACGCCCGCAACGCCCGCTACCTGGACGCCAACTACGCCGGGATCCTGATCATCTGGGACCGCATGTTCGGCACCTTCATCCCCGAGGTCGACGAAGAGCCTTGCCGCTACGGTACGGTGAAGAACCTGGGCAACTTCAACCTGCTGTACAACGTCTTCCACGAGTGGATCGGCATCGGCAAGGACGTGGCCGGTTCGAAGTCGCCGCGCGAGGTCCTGGGCTACGTCTTCGGCCCGCCGGGCTGGAGTCCCGACGGCTCGCGCGACACGTCCCGCACGCTGAAGGCCAAGTGGCGGGCGCGGACCGAGGCGGGTGAGGGGATCTCGCCGCAATAA
- a CDS encoding alpha/beta hydrolase-fold protein gives MLRFIGLLVAAMVVLALAPGARAQSQIRDFTIASRAFDGNKIGLDGQRRARAYLPDGYATSGRRYPVIYFLHNVFDDEKAVFDRDGFGRLLDQAIAAKAIPPVIVVTADFSTPLGSSIYASSPVTGRWDDFLAVELVGWTDRTFRTLARRESRGLAGDRMGGHGALAMGMRHADVFGAVYALHPVGAGVGMQPMWSRPNLELLQSAKSLGDLKGDGFSQLFTAIYQAHLPNPDKPPLYVDLPARKVDGNVVVDARATARLIDSFALDHQVLRHADALKSLRGLKFDWGRNDPNPDHVISAQAFSRLLTELGVPHEAEEYVGGWGDRTWGETGRVYTAMLPFFARTLAGE, from the coding sequence ATGCTGCGGTTCATCGGTCTGCTCGTCGCGGCCATGGTCGTGCTCGCCCTCGCGCCCGGCGCTCGGGCACAGAGCCAGATCCGCGATTTCACCATCGCCTCCAGGGCCTTCGACGGAAACAAGATCGGCCTCGACGGCCAGCGGCGCGCGCGGGCCTACCTGCCGGACGGCTACGCCACGTCGGGCCGGCGCTATCCGGTCATCTACTTCCTGCACAATGTGTTTGACGACGAGAAGGCCGTGTTCGACCGCGACGGTTTCGGGCGGCTGCTGGACCAGGCGATCGCGGCCAAGGCGATCCCGCCGGTCATCGTCGTGACGGCCGACTTCAGCACGCCGCTGGGAAGCTCGATCTACGCCAGCTCGCCCGTCACCGGCCGCTGGGACGACTTCCTGGCCGTCGAACTGGTGGGCTGGACGGACCGAACCTTCCGCACCCTGGCCCGGCGCGAGAGCCGAGGTCTGGCCGGCGACCGGATGGGCGGCCACGGCGCCCTGGCCATGGGCATGCGCCACGCCGACGTGTTCGGCGCCGTCTACGCCCTGCACCCAGTTGGCGCGGGCGTCGGGATGCAGCCGATGTGGTCACGGCCAAACCTCGAGCTCCTGCAAAGCGCCAAGTCGCTGGGCGACCTCAAGGGCGACGGCTTTTCACAGCTCTTCACGGCCATCTACCAGGCTCACCTGCCCAATCCGGACAAGCCGCCGCTCTATGTCGACCTGCCGGCGCGCAAGGTTGACGGCAACGTCGTGGTCGACGCCCGCGCGACAGCGCGACTGATCGACAGCTTCGCGCTCGACCATCAGGTTCTGCGCCACGCCGATGCGCTCAAGAGCCTGCGCGGGTTGAAGTTCGACTGGGGCCGCAACGATCCCAATCCCGACCACGTGATTTCCGCCCAGGCCTTCTCGCGTCTGCTGACCGAACTGGGCGTGCCGCACGAGGCCGAGGAATATGTCGGCGGCTGGGGCGACCGTACCTGGGGCGAGACCGGTCGGGTCTACACGGCCATGCTGCCGTTCTTCGCCCGCACCCTGGCCGGCGAGTAG
- a CDS encoding YfbR-like 5'-deoxynucleotidase produces the protein MAKGLHRGAPPRAWQRMLSGRRLDLLDPSPMDIEIEDIAHGLARVARWNGQTVGDHGFSVAQHSLVVEEIAAHIKPDLEPRWRLAALLHDASEYVIGDMISPFKAALGVSYKDFEARLEDAIHIRFGLPVKTPAPIKKLIKQADRACAFFEATQLAGFEHAESLSIFGAPPVGYDLRIIPQPPFEAQARYVQRFHVLSKAAGFESAPSAAFETE, from the coding sequence GTGGCCAAAGGGCTGCATAGGGGCGCACCGCCCCGCGCGTGGCAAAGAATGCTCTCCGGACGTCGGCTCGACCTGCTCGATCCGTCGCCGATGGACATCGAGATCGAGGACATCGCCCACGGCCTTGCCCGCGTCGCGCGGTGGAACGGCCAGACGGTCGGCGACCACGGCTTCTCGGTGGCCCAGCACAGCCTGGTGGTCGAGGAGATCGCCGCGCACATCAAGCCGGACCTGGAGCCGCGCTGGCGCCTGGCCGCCCTCCTCCACGACGCCAGCGAATACGTGATCGGCGACATGATCAGCCCGTTCAAGGCGGCGCTGGGGGTGAGCTACAAGGATTTCGAGGCTAGGCTGGAGGACGCCATCCACATCCGCTTCGGCCTGCCCGTGAAGACCCCCGCCCCGATCAAGAAACTGATCAAGCAGGCCGACCGCGCCTGCGCCTTCTTCGAGGCCACCCAGCTGGCGGGTTTCGAGCACGCCGAGTCCCTGTCGATCTTCGGCGCGCCGCCGGTCGGCTACGACCTGCGCATCATTCCGCAGCCGCCCTTCGAGGCCCAGGCCCGCTACGTCCAGCGGTTCCATGTGCTGTCGAAGGCCGCCGGCTTCGAGTCCGCGCCCAGCGCGGCGTTCGAGACCGAATGA
- a CDS encoding universal stress protein, whose amino-acid sequence MSWARIMVPLAGTPNDKGVITSAAALAGAFQAELACVHAPADMADLMPWMGEGFMGGVQVTALESLKEAAQEGAKACGKLAADTAYPRTRVISLDSPVWAGLAMEGRLSDVIVFDDASARGKGPLAEAFQQLVADEQRPTLVARPGFKVDGVALVAWDGGKEASRAMRTALPLLQKASSVIVAGAPAASSRAFELERLVEFLSARGVKAAVKVLEGGNDAASLLLGAAKDTGANLLVAGAFGHPRLQEFIFGGTTRTLLNSDGPSLFLSH is encoded by the coding sequence ATGAGTTGGGCGAGAATCATGGTTCCGCTGGCCGGAACCCCGAACGACAAGGGCGTCATCACCTCCGCCGCGGCTTTGGCCGGAGCATTCCAGGCCGAGCTGGCCTGTGTCCATGCTCCCGCCGACATGGCCGACCTGATGCCCTGGATGGGCGAAGGGTTCATGGGCGGCGTGCAGGTCACCGCGCTGGAAAGCCTCAAGGAAGCCGCGCAGGAAGGCGCCAAGGCCTGCGGCAAGCTGGCGGCCGACACCGCCTATCCGCGCACGCGGGTCATCAGCCTGGACTCGCCCGTCTGGGCGGGTCTGGCCATGGAAGGGCGCCTGTCGGACGTCATCGTGTTCGACGACGCCTCGGCGCGCGGCAAGGGGCCGTTGGCGGAGGCGTTCCAGCAACTGGTCGCCGACGAGCAGCGCCCGACCTTGGTGGCGCGTCCCGGCTTTAAGGTCGACGGCGTGGCCCTGGTGGCCTGGGACGGCGGCAAGGAAGCCAGCCGCGCCATGCGCACGGCCCTGCCGCTGCTGCAGAAGGCCAGCTCGGTGATCGTGGCCGGGGCGCCCGCCGCCTCGTCGCGGGCCTTCGAGCTGGAGCGGCTGGTGGAATTCCTGTCCGCCCGCGGCGTCAAGGCCGCGGTGAAGGTTCTCGAGGGCGGCAACGACGCCGCGAGCCTGCTGCTGGGGGCGGCGAAGGACACGGGGGCGAACCTCCTGGTCGCCGGCGCGTTCGGTCATCCCAGGCTGCAGGAGTTCATCTTCGGGGGGACCACCCGCACGCTGCTCAACAGCGACGGGCCCTCGCTGTTCCTGTCGCACTGA
- a CDS encoding AAA family ATPase, producing the protein MSQRFEGTSDYVATEDLKVAVNAAVALERPLLIKGEPGTGKTVLAYEVAKAMGAPLITWHIKSTTKAQQGLYEYDAVTRLRDSQLGDERVKDVSNYIKKGKLWEAFESEQRPVLLIDEIDKADIEFPNDLLQELDRMEFYVYETGETIKAKVRPVMIITSNNEKELPDAFLRRCFFHYIRFPEEATMQAIVDVHFPGIKQKLVAEALRIFYDMRKVPGLKKKPSTSELLDWLKLLLVEDIDDTVLREKDPTKLIPPLHGALLKNEQDVHLFERLAFLARREGSGARPGQ; encoded by the coding sequence ATGAGCCAGCGCTTCGAAGGCACTTCCGACTACGTGGCGACCGAGGACCTGAAGGTCGCGGTGAACGCCGCCGTGGCCCTGGAGCGTCCCCTGCTGATCAAGGGCGAGCCCGGCACCGGCAAGACCGTGCTGGCCTACGAAGTCGCCAAGGCGATGGGCGCGCCCCTGATCACCTGGCACATCAAGTCGACGACCAAGGCCCAGCAGGGCCTCTACGAATACGACGCCGTCACCCGCCTGCGCGACAGCCAGTTGGGCGACGAGCGGGTCAAGGACGTCAGCAACTATATCAAGAAGGGCAAGCTCTGGGAGGCGTTCGAGAGCGAACAGCGCCCGGTGCTGCTGATCGACGAGATCGACAAGGCCGACATCGAGTTCCCGAACGACCTCCTGCAGGAGCTCGATCGCATGGAATTCTACGTCTACGAGACCGGCGAGACCATCAAGGCCAAGGTCCGGCCGGTGATGATCATCACCTCGAACAACGAGAAGGAACTGCCGGACGCCTTCCTGCGCCGCTGCTTCTTCCACTACATCCGCTTCCCCGAGGAGGCGACGATGCAGGCCATCGTCGACGTCCACTTCCCGGGCATCAAGCAGAAGCTGGTCGCCGAGGCGCTGCGCATCTTCTACGACATGCGCAAGGTGCCGGGCCTGAAGAAGAAGCCGTCGACCTCCGAGCTGCTGGACTGGCTGAAGCTGCTGCTGGTCGAGGACATCGACGACACCGTCCTGCGCGAGAAGGATCCGACCAAGCTGATCCCTCCGCTGCACGGCGCCCTCCTGAAGAACGAGCAGGACGTGCACCTGTTCGAGCGCCTGGCCTTCCTGGCCCGCCGCGAGGGCTCAGGGGCGCGTCCCGGCCAATAG